One Oryza glaberrima chromosome 11, OglaRS2, whole genome shotgun sequence genomic region harbors:
- the LOC127755271 gene encoding WUSCHEL-related homeobox 3-like, with amino-acid sequence MPQTPSTRWCPTPEQLMILEEMYRSGVRTPNAVEIQQITAHLAYYGRIEGKNVFYWFQNHKARERQRLRRRLCARHQQQQPSPPSSTVPPAPTAAAAGAVVQVHPAVMQLHHHHHPYAAAAAAQSHHLQQQAEWPVVDYCSTASASASATAADMAIPPCCRPLKTLELFPTKSTSGGLKEDCCSSSKSSSCSTSTN; translated from the coding sequence ATGCCTCAGACCCCTTCGACGCGGTGGTGCCCGACGCCGGAGCAGCTGATGATTCTGGAGGAGATGTACAGGAGCGGCGTGCGAACGCCCAACGCGGTAGAGATCCAGCAAATCACGGCGCACCTCGCCTACTACGGCCGCATCGAGGGCAAGAACGTCTTCTACTGGTTCCAGAACCACAAGGCCCGCGAGCgccagcgcctccgccgccgcctctgcgcgcgccaccagcagcagcaaccctcaccgccctcctccacggTGCCTCCGGCtcccactgctgctgctgcgggtGCCGTCGTGCAGGTGCACCCCGCGGTGATGCAGctacaccaccaccatcacccatacgctgcggccgccgctgcccaaAGTCATCACCTGCAGCAGCAAGCTGAGTGGCCGGTGGTGGACTACTGCAGCACTGCATCAGCGTCTGCGTCGGCAACTGCTGCTGACATGGCGATCCCGCCGTGCTGCCGGCCGCTGAAAACGTTGGAGCTGTTCCCGACCAAGAGCACCAGCGGCGGCCTCAAGGAAGATTGCTGCAGCAGCTCCAAGTCCTCCTcttgctccacctccaccaatTAA